The Acidimicrobiia bacterium genome contains a region encoding:
- a CDS encoding response regulator transcription factor — protein MTTNTGDGSSNQDVNHPSDRPLILVVEDVPVIHDVIELSLRALKAEYEFLGDGSAALEWLKLTIPDLVLLDLALPGTDGREILRQMRSSDRLTDVPVIVITAHGPGIEQEVLNLGASAYLDKPFLPSALRAMANELLGVN, from the coding sequence ATGACAACCAACACTGGTGACGGCAGTTCCAACCAGGACGTCAACCACCCATCAGACCGACCGCTGATTCTGGTGGTCGAAGATGTCCCCGTCATCCACGACGTCATTGAACTCAGCCTCCGTGCACTCAAAGCAGAGTACGAATTCCTGGGAGATGGCAGTGCCGCTCTTGAGTGGCTCAAGCTGACGATTCCCGATCTTGTCCTCCTCGACCTGGCTCTACCTGGCACCGACGGGCGTGAAATCCTCCGCCAGATGCGGTCGTCCGACCGCCTGACCGACGTGCCGGTCATTGTCATCACGGCTCATGGACCTGGCATAGAACAAGAGGTGTTGAACCTCGGAGCGAGCGCCTATCTCGACAAACCGTTCTTGCCATCGGCCTTACGGGCGATGGCGAACGAGTTGCTTGGAGTCAACTGA
- a CDS encoding tryptophanase has translation MPYRTIIEPFRIHTVQAIDLTDRTTRQSALERAGYNVFGLRAEEVTIDLLTDSGTGAMSAQQWAGMMLGDESYAGSRSFYRFEDTVQTITGLTEVIPTHQGRAAERILFTTMVSAGDVVPNNTHFDTTRANVEFQGAEARDLVIAEGLDPSLIHPFKGNMDVDALVATIEEVGVDRVPLVMVTVTNNSGGGQPVSMANLRAVRAVCDRYGIPFFLDACRFAENSWFIKIREEGYADKTPREIALEMFSLADGCTMSAKKDGMSNIGGFLAMNDPDLALKCRNLLILTEGFPTYGGLAGYDLEAIAQGLNEALEENYLEYRIRSTEYLAEKVSSAGLPIVLPAGGHAVYLDAAALLPHIPASQYPAQALAVALYLDGGVRGVEIGSVMFGKPQEDGSEIPASMELVRLAVPRRTYTQSHIDYVGEVMIDVAERAGEIRGLRITEQAPWLRHFTARFEPV, from the coding sequence GTGCCATATCGGACCATCATCGAACCGTTTCGGATTCACACAGTCCAGGCCATAGACCTGACCGACCGCACCACCCGCCAGTCAGCTCTCGAGAGAGCCGGCTACAACGTATTCGGGCTTCGTGCTGAGGAGGTGACCATCGATCTGCTCACCGACTCAGGGACAGGAGCCATGTCGGCTCAACAATGGGCCGGGATGATGCTTGGTGACGAGTCATACGCGGGAAGCCGGTCGTTCTATCGGTTCGAGGATACGGTACAAACCATTACCGGTCTCACCGAGGTGATCCCCACCCACCAGGGCCGTGCCGCCGAGCGAATTCTCTTTACGACCATGGTTTCGGCCGGTGACGTCGTGCCCAACAACACTCACTTCGACACGACCAGGGCGAATGTCGAGTTTCAAGGAGCCGAAGCCCGCGACCTGGTGATCGCCGAGGGGCTTGATCCCTCCTTGATTCACCCCTTCAAGGGCAACATGGACGTGGACGCCCTGGTCGCCACCATCGAAGAGGTCGGTGTGGATCGGGTGCCGCTCGTCATGGTCACGGTCACGAACAATTCGGGAGGCGGCCAGCCGGTTTCGATGGCCAACCTGAGGGCGGTCCGGGCGGTATGTGACCGATATGGCATACCTTTCTTCCTGGACGCTTGCCGTTTCGCCGAAAACTCATGGTTCATCAAGATTCGGGAAGAGGGTTACGCAGACAAGACCCCCCGGGAGATCGCCCTCGAGATGTTCTCTCTGGCAGACGGATGCACGATGTCAGCCAAGAAGGACGGCATGTCGAATATCGGCGGCTTCCTCGCCATGAATGATCCCGACCTGGCTCTCAAATGTCGGAATCTGTTGATTCTCACGGAAGGTTTCCCAACCTACGGAGGTCTGGCCGGCTACGACCTCGAAGCCATCGCCCAAGGCCTCAACGAGGCCCTCGAAGAGAACTATCTGGAGTATCGAATCCGTTCGACTGAATATCTTGCCGAGAAGGTGTCGAGCGCCGGATTGCCGATCGTTCTGCCCGCCGGGGGGCATGCCGTTTATTTGGATGCCGCCGCGCTGTTACCGCATATTCCGGCCAGCCAGTATCCGGCCCAGGCACTAGCTGTGGCGCTATATCTCGATGGGGGGGTCCGAGGGGTCGAGATCGGGTCGGTCATGTTCGGCAAACCTCAGGAGGACGGTTCTGAGATTCCTGCTTCGATGGAACTGGTGCGGCTAGCAGTCCCGCGACGAACCTATACGCAGAGCCATATCGATTATGTCGGGGAAGTGATGATCGACGTTGCCGAACGAGCCGGTGAGATTCGTGGCTTGAGGATCACTGAGCAAGCGCCCTGGCTGCGCCACTTTACGGCTCGTTTCGAGCCGGTGTAG